The following proteins come from a genomic window of Trifolium pratense cultivar HEN17-A07 linkage group LG4, ARS_RC_1.1, whole genome shotgun sequence:
- the LOC123920021 gene encoding DDT domain-containing protein PTM-like — protein MEKTNGRSRGRPKKRRKEDEKDVKSVADAKRPPLEAKPIALVGRYVLKEFPENGIFLGKVVYYDSGLYRVNYEDGDFEDLESVEIRPILIGDDAFDAGLVKRRTKLEKLVARNSAKVADVTEKDSVKAAGKEESAVGVASSGELNGGPSLENDDDEDDGADADVASESVSDVETLPLPPPLQLPSSSGTIGVPEPSVSHLFSIYGFLRSFSTQLFLHPFTLDEFVGALNSQVSNTLFDAIHFSLMRVLRHNLETLSAEGSELASHCLRCNDWNLLDTLTWSVFVVLYLVVKGYTKGPEWKGFYDEVFSTDYYLLPVSRKLMILQILCDDVLESEELKTEMNMRKESEVGVDYDAEDILPAEMGPRKVHPRYTRTSFCEDKEAIKLVSESTEDGDFDRNGDECRLCGMDGTLLCCDGCPSSYHSRCIGVMKSFIPEGPWYCPECKINMTGPTIAKGTSLRGAEIFGKDLYGQLFMGTCDHLLVLNIGNNEVCLRYYNQKDIPKVVQLLYESTLHRPMYYGICMAVLQYWNISENFLPLPASTETNMKDETEFYAPLLPPPSEDNHKPVSLVKGENSPTTASLIHNDNRVPSLDALQVSTQSSALHSNGIARSEEGLTVVNNIAAETRIEAITSAGSVSHQSDTNLQNSVNMSTTVDAVNCSLVKSQLSHCGHANDMGLPLNFSLLNKENAPVGFGKYESNVNDDFCYFGFSYKPTSYINCYMHGDFSASAAAKFAMISSEESKSEGHASDSNKKTISAYTYLQAKAFSLAASRFFWPSSEKKPVEVPRERCGWCLSCKANVASKRGCMLNHALISATKSAMRILAKFSPLRSGDGSFPSTIATYILYMEKCLHGLVVGPFINASYRNNWRKQVEQATTLGALKPLLLNLEENIRTIAFCGDWAKLMDDRLVEFSIIQSATSTQGTTQKRAPSGRRNKKRSSIDEAIDDSSQEGMWWRGGKVTKFIFQNVALPKSMVRKAARQGGSRKISGIVYADGSEIPKRSRQLVWRVAVQMSRNASQLALQVRYLDSYLRWSDLIRPEQNIQDGKGQETEASAFRNANICDKKFVNGKICYGIAFGSQKHLPNRVMKSVIEKEQISEGKEKYWFSETRIPLYLIKEYEEGNEKVPCEEHYSGASQLNRRRLKGTCDDILFYLTCKRDNLAFSCSSCQMGISIRNAHKCNACQGYCHEDCSISSVSILSTNGEVERLTTCKQCHRAKLLAPNVISDESPTSPLILQGQENSSGTIFKGPRPKAGHSDTKQVNSVSVSKGSKRKCPDQTLSSSRKKKCHPDTKQAASGSTLVESSNRRNNNFSWGLIWKRKSNEENNDFRIKNILLKGGSNMPDLSPVCKLCKKAYRSDLMYIRCETCQNWFHAEAVELEESKISTLLGFKCCKCRRIKSPVCPYFEPEPTSEVKKSRRRASKKEQSGGNSDSGTFNDIRDSEPATPVFPVESDPLLFSLSNVELITESNKLDLDVQWNTASVPVPQKLPVRRHVKHEGDDDGSVAGIPLHADFSTHSEAGYLPNPADSELPLEYDSAVFDSNLPNNYEFGNDQSFDYNYNNNYNPNLYFDPNELLCTDEGQIDEGQIDGGQIDGSQIDGGQIDGIQIDGGQIDGSQIDGGQIDGIQIDGGQIDGIQIDGGQIDGSQIDGGRIDGSDLSMDLLKYDFEDSGVAVPEEFGEFGDFGEFEENIYCNICLQNAPDLDRFCETCGVLCHSSCMPWPESVYDGEKWKCMNCRDWQ, from the exons ATGGAAAAAACTAATGGTAGATCGAGAGGTCGTCCTAAGAAACGAAGAAAGGAGGACGAAAAGGACGTAAAATCGGTTGCTGATGCCAAACGGCCTCCGTTGGAGGCCAAACCAATAGCATTGGTTGGCAGATACGTGCTGAAGGAGTTCCCAGAAAATGGGATTTTTCTGGGGAAAGTTGTCTACTATGACAGTGGATTGTATAGAGTGAATTATGAAGATGGCGATTTTGAAGATTTAGAGAGTGTAGAAATCCGTCCCATACTTATTGGCGACGATGCTTTTGATGCTGGTTTGGTTAAGAGGAGGACCAAATTAGAGAAGTTAGTGGCGAGGAATAGCGCCAAGGTTGCGGACGTAACTGAAAAGGATTCAGTTAAAGCTGCTGGCAAAGAGGAATCTGCAGTTGGTGTAGCTTCTTCTGGTGAATTGAATGGCGGGCCATCATTGgagaatgatgatgatgaagatgatggaGCAGACGCTGATGTGGCAAGCGAGTCTGTTTCTGATGTCGAGACACTGCCTTTGCCGCCACCATTACAGTTGCCGTCATCATCGGGAACTATTGGTGTGCCGGAGCCAAGTGTCTCCCATCTTTTCTCTATCTACGGATTCTTGAGATCCTTCAGCACTCAATTATTTCTTCATCCCTTTACTTTGGATGAATTTGTTGGTGCTCTGAATTCTCAAGTCTCCAACACGTTATTTGATGCCATTCATTTTTCCCTAATGCGGGTGTTAAGGCATAATCTTGAGACACTGTCAGCTGAGGGATCTGAGCTTGCATCGCATTGCCTTCG GTGCAACGATTGGAACTTGCTTGATACGTTGACTTGGTCTGTTTTTGTGGTTTTGTATTTGGTGGTTAAAGGATACACCAAAGGACCCGAATGGAAGGGATTTTATGATGAGGTTTTTAGTACTGACTATTATTTGTTGCCTGTAAGTAGGAAGTTAATGATACTGCAAATTCTTTGTGACGATGTTTTGGAATCTGAGGAGCTAAAAACTGAAATGAACATGCGAAAGGAATCAGAGGTCGGTGTGGATTATGATGCAGAAGATATCCTTCCTGCAGAAATGGGACCGAGAAAAGTTCATCCAAGATATACCAGGACCTCTTTTTGTGAGGATAAAGAAGCTATCAAATTGGTTTCAGAAAGCACCGAGGATGGGGATTTTGATAGAAATGGAGATGAATGTCGCCTCTGTGGTATGGATGGAACCCTTCTTTGTTGTGATGGGTGTCCCTCTTCTTACCATTCAAGGTGTATTGGTGTGATGAAAAGTTTTATACCAGAAGGGCCATGGTATTGTCCAGAATGCAAAATCAATATGACTGGGCCCACAATTGCAAAGGGAACCTCACTTAGAGGGGCTGAAATATTTGGAAAGGATTTGTATGGGCAGCTCTTCATGGGTACATGCGACCACTTGCTTGT GCTGAACATTGGCAACAATGAAGTTTGTCTTAGATATTACAATCAGAAGGACATTCCTAAAGTTGTCCAACTGCTTTATGAATCCACGCTGCATAGGCCAATGTACTATGGTATTTGCATGGCAGTGCTACAATACTGGAATATTTCCGAAAACTTCTTGCCTCTTCCTGCTTCAACTGAAACAAATATGAAGGATGAGACAGAATTTTATGCCCCTTTACTTCCTCCTCCAAGTGAAGACAACCATAAACCCGTTAGTTTGGTCAAGGGAGAGAATTCTCCAACCACTGCGAGTTTGATTCACAATGATAATAGGGTGCCTTCTCTTGATGCTTTGCAAGTTAGCACTCAAAGTTCTGCTCTTCATAGCAATGGCATTGCTAGGAGTGAAGAGGGCCTTACTGTGGTTAATAACATTGCTGCGGAAACTAGGATAGAGGCAATAACTTCAGCTGGTTCTGTTAGCCATCAGTCGGACACGAACTTGCAGAACTCTGTCAATATGTCAACTACAGTAGATGCTGTTAATTGCTCTTTGGTGAAAAGTCAATTAAGTCATTGCGGCCATGCAAATGATATGGGGTTGCCTTTGAATTTTTCTTTGCTAAACAAAGAAAATGCCCCAGTAGGCTTTGGGAAGTATGAAAGCAATGtaaatgatgatttttgttACTTTGGTTTCTCCTATAAACCCACATCATACATAAACTGCTATATGCATGGTGACTTTTCCGCATCAGCAGCTGCCAAATTTGCCATGATTTCTTCAGAGGAGTCTAAGTCAGAAGGTCATGCATCAGACAGCAATAAAAAAACGATATCTGCCTATACTTACTTGCAAGCAAAAGCATTCTCACTAGCAGCATCACGTTTCTTTTGGCCAAGTTCTGAAAAGAAGCCCGTGGAGGTTCCAAGAGAAAGGTGTGGTTGGTGCCTTTCCTGTAAAGCCAATGTTGCTAGCAAGAGAGGGTGCATGTTAAATCATGCTCTTATAAGTGCCACAAAAAGTGCCATGAGAATCCTTGCTAAATTTTCTCCTTTAAGGAGTGGAGATGGAAGTTTTCCTAGCACCATTGCAACTTACATTTTATATATGGAGAAATGTTTACATGGTTTAGTCGTTGGGCCCTTCATAAATGCAAGCTATAGAAACAACTGGCGTAAGCAAGTGGAACAGGCCACAACACTTGGTGCTCTCAAACCACTTCTACTTAAT ctTGAGGAGAACATTAGAACCATTGCTTTTTGTGGGGACTGGGCTAAGCTGATGGATGATCGGTTGGTTGAGTTTTCCATAATACAAAGTGCCACATCTACTCAAGGAACAACTCAGAAACGTGCACCAAGTGGGAGGCGTAATAAAAAGAGATCATCGATTGATGAAGCTATAGATGATAGTTCCCAGGAAGGCATGTGGTGGCGCGGTGGCAAAGTTACCAAATTTATATTTCAGAATGTAGCTTTGCCGAAATCCATGGTCAGAAAAGCAGCTCGCCaag GTGGTTCGAGGAAAATTTCGGGTATTGTCTATGCCGATGGCTCTGAAATTCCCAAAAGAAGTAGACAGCTTGTTTGGAGAGTCGCAGTTCAAATGAGTAGAAATGCCTCACAGCTGGCACTCCAG GTCAGATACCTAGATTCTTATCTTAGATGGAGTGATCTGATTCGTCCAGAGCAGAACATACAGGATGGGAAAGGTCAAGAGACTGAAGCTTCTGCTTTCCGAAATGCGAACATTTGtgataaaaaatttgttaatgGAAAAATTTGTTATGGAATAGCTTTTGGTAGCCAAAAGCATCTTCCTAATAGGGTGATGAAAAGTGTTATTGAAAAAGAGCAAATTtcagaaggaaaagaaaagtaTTGGTTTTCTGAAACTAGAATTCctttatatttgataaaagagTATGAAGaaggtaatgaaaaggttccatgtgaagaGCACTATAGTGGTGCATCTCAGTTGAACAGAAGGCGGTTGAAAGGTACCTGCGACGACATACTCTTTTACCTCACTTGCAAGAGAGACAACTTGGCATTCTCGTGTTCTTCATGTCAGATGGGAATTTCAATTCG GAATGCTCACAAGTGTAATGCATGTCAAG GTTATTGTCATGAGGACTGTTCCATAAGTTCAGTTTCTATACTCTCTACAAATGGGGAAGTTGAGCGCTTGACCACATGCAAACAATGTCACCGTGCCAAGTTACTTGCTCCAAACGTAATTAGTGATGAATCTCCAACCAGTCCTTTAATCTTACAAGGACAGGAAAACAGCTCTGGGACTATTTTCAAAGGACCAAGGCCAAAGGCTGGTCATTCTGACACGAAACAAGTTAATTCTGTTTCAGTTTCAAAAGGATCGAAGCGTAAATGTCCTGATCAAACTTTGAGTTCTagcaggaaaaaaaaatgtcatcctGATACCAAACAAGCTGCGTCTGGTTCCACTTTGGTGGAATCAAGCAACCGTCGCAACAATAATTTTAGTTGGGGTCTTATATGGAAAAGGAAAagtaatgaagaaaacaatgattTTAGGATAAAAAACATACTTTTAAAGGGAGGATCAAACATGCCTGATCTATCTCCTGTTTGTAAGTTATGTAAAAAGGCATATAGGTCAGATCTAATGTATATCCGCTGCGAGACATGCCAAA ATTGGTTTCATGCTGAAGCTGTTGAACTTGAAGAATCCAAAATTTCGACTTTGTTGGGCTTCAAATGTTGCAAGTGTCGCAGGATAAAATCACCTGTGTGTCCGTACTTTGAACCAGAACCTACGTCAGAAGTTAAGAAATCACGCAGAAGAGCTTCAAAGAAAGAACAGTCTGGAGGCAATTCTGATTCCGGAACATTCAATGATATCAGAGATTCTGAACCTGCTACTCCTGTCTTTCCTGTGGAGAGTGATCCTTtacttttttctctttcaaatgTTGAGCTCATTACAGAATCTAATAAATTAGATTTGGATGTTCAGTGGAACACTGCCTCTGTGCCAGTGCCTCAGAAATTGCCAGTTAGAAGGCATGTTAAGCATGAGGGGGATGATGATGGTTCTGTTGCAGGAATTCCTTTACATGCTGATTTTTCAACACACAGTGAAGCAGGTTATCTGCCCAATCCTGCAGATTCGGAACTACCTTTAGAATACGACTCTGCTGTTTTCGACAGCAATCTGCCGAACAACTATGAGTTTGGGAATGATCAATCTTTTGATTACAATTACAATAACAATTACAATCCTAATCTCTATTTCGATCCAAATGAACTGCTATGCACAGATGAAGGCCAGATTGATGAAGGCCAGATTGATGGAGGCCAGATTGATGGAAGCCAGATTGATGGAGGCCAGATTGATGGAATCCAGATTGATGGAGGCCAGATTGATGGAAGCCAGATTGATGGAGGCCAGATTGATGGAATCCAGATTGATGGAGGCCAGATTGATGGAATCCAGATTGATGGAGGCCAGATTGATGGAAGCCAGATTGATGGAGGTCGGATTGATGGAAGTGATTTGTCTATggatttgttgaaatatgatttTGAGGATTCTGGTGTCGCTGTTCCTGAAGAATTTGGAGAATTTGGAGATTTTGGAGAATTTGAAGAGAACATTTATTGCAATATATGTTTACAAAATGCACCAGATCTTGATCGTTTTTGTGAGACATGTGGGGTTTTGTGTCACAGCAGTTGTATGCCTTGGCCTGAATCAGTTTATGATGGTGAAAAGTGGAAGTGTATGAATTGCCGGGATTGGCAATAA